The proteins below are encoded in one region of Pseudomonas putida NBRC 14164:
- a CDS encoding excinuclease ABC subunit UvrA has protein sequence MRQRPTSPTGFVLVRGAREHNLKNIDVDVPRDALVVFTGVSGSGKSSLAFSTLYAEAQRRYFESVAPYARRLIDQVGVPDVDAIDGLPPAVALQQQRGTPSARSSVGSVTTLSSSIRMLYSRAGHYPAGQAMLYAEDFSPNTPQGACPECHGLGRVYEVTEATMVPDPSLTIRERAVAAWPMAWQGQNQRDILVTLGYDVDIPWRDLPQAQRDWILFTEDTPTAPVYAGLTPAQTREALKRKQEPSYQGTFMGARRYVLHTFMHSQSAQMRKRVAQYMRPSPCPLCQGKRLKREALGVTFAGLDIAELSHLSLQALAEVLRKVAAADYLTQKQDPLTVEKRLAAQRIANELLERIDTLLALGLGYLALERSTPTLSFGELQRLRLATQLNSQLFGVIYVLDEPSAGLHPADSEALFEALQRLKQAGNSVYVVEHDLDTMRRADWLVDVGPDAGEHGGTILYSGPPAGLAEVEPSRTRAYLFSAPARSTREPRQARDWLKLEGITRNNLHNVSAAFPLGCFTAVTGISGSGKSSLVSQALLDLVGAYLGHAEQRSEPEEQNLEDEPEQASSGHVSAGLGSIKRLVQVDQKPIGRTPRSNLATYTGLFDHVRKLFAATDQAKAQGFDAGRFSFNVAKGRCANCEGEGFVSVELLFMPSVYAPCPTCHGARYNPETLAVSWQGMNIAQVLQLTVDQALQVFAEQPPARRCLQVLQDIGLGYLRLGQPATELSGGEAQRIKLATELQRQARGATLYVLDEPTNGLHPQDIDRLLVQLNRLVDSGHSVVVVEHDMRVVAQSDWVIDIGPGAGDAGGKVVASGTPQEVAGCADSRTAAFLAKAL, from the coding sequence ATGCGTCAGCGCCCTACCTCGCCAACGGGTTTTGTCCTAGTCCGTGGCGCCCGCGAGCACAACCTGAAGAACATCGATGTGGATGTGCCCCGCGATGCCTTGGTGGTATTCACCGGCGTGTCCGGCTCGGGCAAGTCTTCACTGGCTTTTTCCACGCTGTATGCCGAAGCCCAGCGTCGCTATTTCGAATCGGTGGCCCCCTACGCCCGGCGCCTGATCGACCAGGTTGGCGTGCCAGACGTGGATGCCATCGACGGCTTGCCGCCGGCGGTGGCGCTGCAGCAGCAACGCGGCACGCCCAGCGCACGTTCCTCGGTGGGTAGCGTCACCACCCTGTCCAGCTCGATCCGCATGCTCTACTCGCGCGCGGGCCACTACCCGGCCGGGCAGGCGATGCTGTATGCCGAAGACTTTTCACCGAACACGCCCCAGGGCGCCTGCCCGGAGTGCCACGGCCTGGGCCGGGTCTACGAGGTGACCGAAGCGACCATGGTCCCCGACCCGTCGCTGACCATCCGCGAGCGCGCGGTGGCGGCGTGGCCAATGGCCTGGCAGGGGCAGAACCAGCGCGACATCCTGGTAACGCTGGGCTATGACGTCGACATTCCCTGGCGCGACCTGCCCCAGGCGCAGCGCGACTGGATCCTGTTCACCGAGGACACGCCCACCGCACCTGTGTATGCCGGCCTGACCCCGGCACAGACCCGCGAAGCGCTAAAGCGCAAACAGGAGCCCAGCTACCAGGGTACGTTCATGGGCGCCCGGCGATACGTGCTGCATACCTTCATGCACTCGCAAAGCGCGCAGATGCGCAAGCGCGTGGCCCAGTACATGCGCCCCAGCCCCTGCCCGCTGTGCCAGGGCAAGCGCCTGAAGCGCGAGGCACTGGGCGTGACGTTCGCCGGCCTGGACATCGCCGAGCTGTCGCACCTGTCGTTGCAGGCGCTGGCCGAGGTATTGCGCAAGGTGGCGGCAGCGGACTACCTGACCCAAAAACAGGACCCGCTGACGGTAGAAAAGCGCCTGGCTGCCCAACGCATCGCCAACGAGTTGCTCGAACGCATCGATACCCTGCTTGCCCTTGGCCTCGGTTACCTGGCACTTGAGCGCAGCACCCCGACCTTGTCCTTCGGTGAGCTGCAACGCCTGCGCCTGGCCACCCAGCTGAATTCGCAGCTGTTCGGCGTGATCTACGTGCTCGACGAGCCGTCGGCCGGCCTGCACCCTGCCGACAGCGAAGCGCTGTTCGAAGCCCTGCAACGCCTGAAGCAGGCTGGCAACTCGGTGTATGTGGTGGAGCACGATCTGGACACCATGCGCCGCGCCGACTGGCTGGTGGATGTAGGGCCAGATGCCGGCGAGCATGGCGGCACCATCCTCTACAGCGGCCCGCCCGCAGGCCTGGCCGAGGTCGAGCCGTCGCGCACTCGCGCCTACCTGTTCAGTGCCCCGGCCCGGTCCACGCGTGAGCCGCGGCAGGCCCGCGACTGGCTGAAGCTTGAGGGCATCACCCGCAACAACCTGCACAACGTCAGCGCCGCCTTCCCGCTTGGCTGCTTTACCGCCGTTACCGGTATTTCCGGCTCTGGCAAGTCCAGCCTGGTCAGCCAAGCCCTGCTTGACCTGGTGGGCGCGTACCTGGGCCATGCCGAGCAACGTAGCGAGCCGGAAGAACAAAACCTGGAAGACGAACCTGAACAGGCCAGCAGCGGCCACGTGAGTGCGGGCCTTGGCAGCATCAAGCGCCTGGTGCAGGTCGACCAGAAGCCGATCGGCCGCACACCTCGCTCCAACCTGGCCACCTACACCGGCCTGTTCGACCATGTGCGCAAGCTGTTCGCCGCCACCGATCAGGCCAAGGCCCAGGGCTTTGACGCCGGGCGCTTTTCCTTCAACGTCGCCAAGGGCCGTTGCGCCAACTGTGAAGGTGAAGGGTTTGTCAGCGTCGAGTTGCTGTTCATGCCCAGCGTCTACGCGCCCTGCCCGACCTGCCATGGCGCCCGCTACAACCCCGAAACCCTGGCTGTCAGCTGGCAAGGCATGAACATCGCCCAAGTGCTGCAACTGACGGTCGACCAGGCCCTGCAGGTATTTGCCGAACAGCCACCGGCGCGCCGTTGCCTGCAAGTGCTGCAGGATATCGGCCTGGGCTACCTGCGCCTGGGCCAACCGGCCACCGAACTGTCCGGTGGCGAAGCGCAGCGCATCAAGCTGGCTACCGAATTGCAACGCCAGGCCCGCGGTGCAACCCTGTATGTGCTGGATGAGCCCACCAACGGCTTGCACCCGCAAGACATCGATCGGCTGCTGGTGCAGTTGAACCGCCTGGTCGACAGCGGGCACAGCGTGGTGGTGGTCGAGCATGACATGCGCGTGGTGGCGCAGAGCGACTGGGTGATCGATATCGGGCCTGGGGCCGGAGATGCCGGGGGCAAGGTAGTGGCCAGTGGCACGCCGCAGGAGGTGGCCGGGTGCGCCGACAGCCGCACAGCGGCGTTTTTGGCCAAGGCCTTGTAG
- a CDS encoding sigma-70 family RNA polymerase sigma factor — protein MPPADPTLNLQVQTLYTEHHGWLQGWLGRKLGNACDAADLAHDTFVRLLSRQGNSYFGSEPRALLTHIAKGLVVDRWRRQDVERAYLEAIAHLPQPEVPAPETRWLILETLCRVDAMLRDMPARVRQVFLLSQLDGLTYAQIAEQLQLSLITIKRDMRTAFLACLSIDG, from the coding sequence ATGCCGCCCGCCGACCCTACCCTCAACCTGCAGGTCCAGACGCTGTACACCGAGCACCATGGCTGGCTGCAGGGCTGGCTGGGGCGCAAGCTGGGCAATGCCTGCGATGCAGCCGACCTGGCTCACGACACGTTCGTGCGCCTGCTCAGCCGCCAGGGCAATAGCTATTTCGGCAGTGAACCCCGGGCCTTGCTTACCCACATCGCCAAGGGCCTGGTGGTCGACCGCTGGCGCCGGCAGGATGTCGAGCGCGCCTATCTGGAAGCCATTGCCCACTTGCCGCAACCCGAGGTGCCCGCGCCGGAAACACGCTGGCTGATCCTGGAAACCCTGTGCCGCGTCGATGCCATGCTGCGCGACATGCCGGCTCGGGTCCGCCAAGTGTTCCTGCTGTCGCAGCTGGACGGGCTGACCTATGCGCAAATCGCCGAGCAGTTGCAGCTGTCTCTGATTACCATCAAGCGTGACATGCGCACGGCCTTCCTTGCCTGCCTGAGCATTGACGGATGA
- a CDS encoding FecR domain-containing protein has product MTARIDPLILGEAADWLVHLQSGTATDDDHHAVQAWCQRSAQHAQAWQRAEAILGDLRRLPTPVTGETLRRLSRNGAVSRRQALHRLGLWLLAAPAAWLAWREAPWQQWAADARTAVGEQRALTLADGSQVLLNTDTAIDITFDARQRRIDLLAGEILLTSAKDPATPARPLMVRTLHGRAIALGTRFSVHLDGPLTRVAVLEGAVEARPVHATSGLLLRAGERSAFDADRVLPAAALETGDLAWEHGMLLARDMRLADLLQALARYRPGVLRCHPAVRELKVSGAFPLADTDASLRLLSDTLPVTIQGLTRYWVTVEPLA; this is encoded by the coding sequence ATGACCGCGCGTATCGACCCGCTGATCCTTGGCGAAGCCGCTGACTGGCTGGTGCACCTGCAATCGGGCACCGCCACCGATGACGATCATCACGCCGTGCAGGCCTGGTGCCAACGCAGCGCCCAGCACGCCCAGGCCTGGCAACGTGCAGAGGCGATTCTCGGTGATTTGCGTCGCCTGCCCACCCCCGTTACCGGTGAAACCCTGCGCCGCCTGAGCCGCAACGGCGCAGTGAGCCGCCGCCAGGCCCTGCATCGCCTGGGGCTGTGGCTGCTGGCAGCACCGGCGGCGTGGTTGGCCTGGCGTGAAGCACCCTGGCAGCAATGGGCCGCCGATGCCCGCACTGCAGTCGGCGAGCAACGCGCGTTGACGCTTGCCGATGGCAGCCAGGTGCTGCTGAACACCGACACAGCCATCGATATCACCTTCGATGCCCGACAGCGCCGCATCGACCTGCTGGCGGGCGAAATCCTGCTTACCAGCGCCAAGGACCCTGCCACTCCGGCGCGGCCACTGATGGTGCGTACCCTGCATGGCCGGGCCATTGCACTGGGCACCCGTTTCAGCGTGCACCTCGATGGCCCGTTGACCCGGGTAGCCGTGCTCGAAGGCGCGGTCGAGGCCCGCCCGGTGCACGCCACCAGCGGCCTGCTGCTCCGGGCCGGCGAGCGCAGCGCTTTCGATGCCGACCGGGTACTGCCCGCCGCTGCGCTGGAAACCGGTGACCTGGCCTGGGAGCACGGCATGCTGCTTGCCCGTGACATGCGCCTGGCCGATCTGCTGCAAGCGTTGGCCCGCTATCGCCCCGGTGTGCTGCGCTGCCACCCTGCAGTACGCGAGTTGAAGGTGTCCGGCGCCTTCCCGCTGGCCGATACCGATGCCAGCCTGCGGCTGCTGAGCGACACCCTGCCAGTGACAATCCAGGGCCTGACCCGTTACTGGGTAACCGTAGAACCTCTCGCCTGA
- a CDS encoding TonB-dependent receptor: MTPRQTYRLPLKALSLAIAMAALAPTAMAADATSRSYHLAAGPLADVLARFAASAGVPLSFDPALLKGAQSQGLEGNYSVPEGFARLLAGSGYSLITTDSGGYTLAPTVDLGNALELGATTINSDLAASSDTWQGGQVARSARLGVLGDQAISDVPFSVTSYTAKTIADQQARTLGDVLLNDASVRQSAGFGNFSQVFTIRGLPLNTDDISYNGLYGVLPRQIVTTEALERVEVFKGSSAFLNGVAPQGSGIGGAINLVPKRAEDTPTRHITLDYATGDNVGGHLDLGKRFGEDNRFGARINLAQHDGGTGVDDEAQHSTLVAVALDYRGERLRLSTDLGYQKERINQGRAVIYPNGSKVPHAPSARDNYSQDWTWSQLEDTYGMVNAEYDLNDNWMLYAGAGAKHTRENGEYSSLYVSDANGTARGGFLYSPHDEDNKSAVAGLNGRFATGPVSHRFNFGLSGMWGEQRSAYEALAAAKRYDSNLYNPVKVPRPTDTYFGSDLHDPRIVGKNRNKSVALSDTLGFFDDRVLLTVGVRRQSISVDSWATATGARNTPYDESITTPVYGLVIKPWEHVSFYANRIEGLAQGPTAPSSVSNANEVFPPKRSKQVEAGVKLDWNSFGATLGVYRIEQPNSVTYRAPGATLDTFSMDGEQVNKGVELNLFGEPVDGLRLLTGAVFMHTEQKNTAYGSNDGNRAAGVPRFQYNLGADWDVPGIQGAALSARVLRTGGQYVNAANSLSIPAWTRVDLGGRYRFKVDDKQVTLRANVENVANKAYWASASTSNNYLTQGTPRVLRLSASVDF; the protein is encoded by the coding sequence ATGACGCCCCGCCAGACGTACCGCTTGCCTTTGAAGGCCCTGAGCCTCGCCATCGCCATGGCCGCCCTGGCCCCCACAGCGATGGCCGCCGATGCCACCTCGCGCAGTTACCACCTGGCTGCCGGGCCACTGGCCGACGTGCTGGCGCGCTTTGCCGCCAGCGCCGGGGTACCGCTGTCGTTCGACCCGGCGCTGCTCAAGGGCGCACAAAGCCAGGGGCTGGAGGGCAACTACAGCGTGCCGGAAGGCTTCGCCCGCCTGCTGGCCGGCAGTGGCTACAGCCTGATAACCACCGACAGTGGCGGCTACACCCTGGCGCCGACGGTGGACCTGGGCAATGCTTTGGAGCTGGGCGCAACCACCATCAACAGCGACCTGGCCGCCAGCAGCGACACCTGGCAAGGTGGCCAGGTAGCCCGTAGCGCCCGCCTGGGCGTGCTCGGCGACCAGGCAATCAGCGACGTGCCGTTCAGCGTTACCAGCTATACCGCCAAGACCATCGCCGACCAGCAGGCCCGCACTTTGGGTGACGTGTTGCTCAATGACGCGTCGGTGCGCCAATCGGCGGGCTTCGGCAACTTTTCGCAGGTGTTCACCATCCGCGGCCTGCCGCTGAATACCGACGACATCAGCTACAACGGCCTGTACGGGGTGCTGCCGCGCCAGATAGTGACCACCGAGGCCCTGGAACGGGTGGAGGTATTCAAGGGGTCGAGCGCCTTCCTCAATGGGGTCGCGCCCCAGGGCAGTGGCATTGGTGGTGCCATCAACCTGGTGCCCAAGCGCGCCGAAGATACCCCCACTCGGCATATCACCCTCGACTACGCCACTGGCGACAACGTTGGCGGCCACCTGGACCTGGGCAAGCGTTTTGGTGAAGACAACCGTTTCGGCGCTCGCATCAACCTGGCCCAGCATGACGGCGGCACCGGCGTCGACGACGAAGCCCAGCATTCCACCCTGGTTGCCGTGGCCCTTGACTACCGTGGCGAACGGCTACGCCTGTCAACCGACCTGGGTTACCAGAAAGAGCGCATCAACCAGGGCCGGGCGGTGATCTACCCCAACGGCAGCAAAGTGCCCCACGCCCCGTCTGCACGTGACAATTACTCGCAGGACTGGACCTGGTCACAGCTCGAAGACACCTACGGCATGGTCAACGCCGAGTATGACCTGAACGACAACTGGATGCTGTACGCCGGCGCCGGCGCCAAGCACACCCGCGAAAATGGCGAGTATTCCTCGCTGTACGTCAGCGACGCCAACGGCACCGCGCGTGGTGGTTTCCTGTACTCGCCCCACGACGAAGACAACAAGAGCGCCGTTGCCGGGCTGAATGGCCGCTTCGCCACCGGCCCGGTCAGCCACCGCTTCAATTTCGGCCTGTCAGGCATGTGGGGTGAGCAGCGCTCAGCCTATGAAGCACTGGCTGCGGCCAAGCGCTACGACAGCAACCTGTACAACCCGGTGAAGGTGCCGCGCCCGACCGATACCTATTTCGGCAGCGACCTGCACGACCCGCGCATCGTCGGCAAGAACCGCAACAAAAGCGTGGCGCTGTCCGACACCCTGGGCTTTTTCGATGACCGCGTGCTGCTGACCGTGGGCGTGCGCCGCCAGTCGATCAGCGTGGACAGCTGGGCGACCGCCACCGGTGCGCGCAACACGCCGTATGACGAGTCCATCACCACCCCGGTGTATGGCCTGGTGATCAAGCCCTGGGAGCATGTGTCGTTCTATGCCAACCGCATCGAGGGCCTGGCCCAGGGCCCGACGGCACCGTCGAGTGTCAGCAATGCCAACGAAGTATTCCCGCCCAAGCGCAGCAAGCAGGTAGAGGCCGGGGTGAAGCTGGACTGGAACAGTTTCGGCGCCACCCTGGGTGTGTACCGCATCGAACAACCAAACAGCGTCACCTACCGCGCACCCGGCGCAACGCTGGACACCTTCAGCATGGACGGCGAGCAGGTCAACAAAGGTGTGGAGCTGAACCTGTTCGGTGAACCGGTGGACGGCCTGCGCCTGTTGACCGGTGCCGTGTTCATGCACACCGAGCAGAAGAACACCGCCTATGGCAGCAACGACGGCAACCGTGCTGCCGGTGTACCGCGCTTCCAGTACAACCTGGGGGCCGACTGGGACGTGCCGGGCATTCAGGGCGCCGCACTCAGCGCCCGGGTATTGCGTACCGGCGGCCAGTATGTGAATGCGGCCAACAGCCTGAGCATCCCGGCCTGGACCCGGGTGGACCTGGGCGGGCGCTACCGTTTCAAGGTCGATGACAAGCAGGTGACGTTGCGGGCCAATGTGGAGAACGTGGCGAACAAGGCGTACTGGGCATCGGCGTCGACCTCGAACAACTATCTGACCCAAGGTACACCGCGGGTTTTGCGCTTATCGGCCAGCGTGGATTTCTGA
- a CDS encoding MFS transporter, producing the protein MDKYAPRQWLPHEKPSLPGSPSTPLHSPAKRLAYGVVGLLVAITGGLGNALVTANLVFLQGALGATSAEMAWLPAAYVMTNVSINLLLVKFRQQFGLRAFTEVFLVLYALVTFAHLLVNDLNSAIAVRAAHGMVGAALSSLGLYYMIQAFPAQWRLKAMVLGLGASQLALPLARIFSEDLLQIAEWRGLYLFELGLALAALGCVLMLKLPPGDRFKTFEPLDFLTFTLMASGTALLCAALSLGRIEWWLEAPWIGVALAASIALIFAGLAIEHNRRNPLLMTHWLGSGAIIRLALCVVLIRMVTSEQSTGAVGFLQVLNMGSEQMRTLYWIMLLGAVAGLASSALTINPNHLVIPLLVSLLAMATGAFMDSSSSNLTRPAQMYFSQFLLAFGSTFFLGPSMALGISHVRANPRNLVSFSVLFGICNNLGGLIGAALLGTFQTWREKFHSSHLMDRLSFLEPLVTARVQSGGAGYGGIFADPALRNEAGMRVLANAASREANVMAYNDVFVLIGSIAILTMIWICIRSTWLWYARRQTTSTDSTPGAPTR; encoded by the coding sequence ATGGACAAATACGCCCCCCGCCAGTGGCTCCCCCACGAAAAACCCAGCCTGCCGGGCTCGCCCTCCACGCCCCTGCATTCGCCAGCCAAACGCCTGGCCTACGGGGTGGTCGGCCTGCTGGTAGCCATCACCGGTGGCTTGGGCAACGCGCTGGTCACCGCCAACCTGGTGTTCCTGCAGGGTGCCTTGGGCGCGACGTCCGCAGAAATGGCCTGGCTACCGGCCGCCTACGTCATGACCAACGTGTCCATCAACCTGCTGCTGGTGAAGTTTCGCCAGCAGTTCGGCCTGCGCGCGTTCACCGAAGTGTTCCTGGTGCTGTATGCCTTGGTCACCTTCGCCCACCTGCTGGTCAACGACCTCAATTCGGCCATCGCCGTGCGTGCGGCCCACGGCATGGTCGGGGCAGCGCTCAGCTCGCTGGGGCTGTACTACATGATCCAGGCGTTTCCCGCGCAATGGCGGCTGAAGGCGATGGTGCTGGGCCTGGGCGCCTCGCAACTGGCGCTGCCGCTGGCGCGGATCTTTTCCGAAGACCTGCTGCAGATCGCCGAATGGCGTGGCCTGTACCTGTTCGAACTGGGGCTGGCACTGGCAGCGCTGGGGTGCGTACTGATGCTCAAGCTTCCGCCAGGTGACCGCTTCAAGACGTTCGAGCCCTTGGATTTCCTGACCTTCACCTTGATGGCCAGCGGCACCGCCCTGCTCTGCGCCGCGCTGTCGCTGGGGCGCATCGAATGGTGGCTGGAGGCGCCGTGGATCGGCGTGGCACTGGCGGCATCGATCGCCCTGATCTTCGCTGGCCTGGCCATCGAGCACAACCGGCGCAACCCGTTGCTGATGACCCACTGGCTGGGCAGCGGTGCGATCATTCGCCTGGCACTGTGCGTGGTGCTGATCCGCATGGTCACCTCCGAACAGTCCACCGGTGCGGTCGGTTTCCTGCAAGTGCTGAACATGGGCAGCGAGCAGATGCGCACGCTGTACTGGATCATGCTGCTGGGTGCCGTGGCGGGCCTGGCCAGCAGTGCCCTGACCATCAACCCCAACCACCTGGTGATCCCGCTGCTGGTCTCGCTACTGGCCATGGCCACAGGTGCGTTCATGGACAGCAGCTCAAGCAACCTCACACGCCCGGCACAGATGTACTTCAGCCAGTTCCTGCTGGCGTTCGGGAGTACCTTTTTTCTCGGCCCGTCGATGGCCCTGGGCATCAGCCATGTACGCGCCAACCCGCGCAACCTGGTGAGTTTTTCGGTGTTGTTCGGTATCTGCAACAACCTTGGCGGCCTGATTGGCGCGGCGCTGCTGGGCACCTTCCAGACCTGGCGCGAGAAATTCCACTCCAGCCACCTGATGGACCGCCTCAGCTTCCTGGAACCGTTGGTTACCGCCCGCGTACAAAGCGGCGGCGCCGGCTACGGTGGCATCTTTGCCGACCCGGCCCTGCGCAACGAGGCCGGCATGCGTGTGCTGGCCAATGCCGCCAGCCGTGAAGCGAATGTCATGGCCTACAACGATGTATTCGTGCTGATTGGCAGCATCGCTATCCTGACCATGATCTGGATATGCATCCGTAGCACCTGGCTCTGGTACGCAAGACGCCAGACCACCTCCACCGACTCCACCCCCGGCGCGCCTACCCGATGA